The genomic interval GCTCCCGGCTTTCGATCGCCGCTGTATCGCCGCCGTGTGCGGCGGCGGGTGGCGAGGGCCGGCACACGCACAGCCCGACCTGGCGGAGGGTTTCTTCAATAGCTCGCGCTTCTTCTACGCGCAGATCGCTTCGGCGATCGAGCCGGAGCCTGACGGCGTCGCAACTGATGCCACTCCGCTATGCACCGCGAGCAGACGGCCGAAGGGGCGTGCTTGCGACCACCGCTCCCCGTAGTCCGGCGCGGCGGCCGCGACGTGCGATGTCCAAAATCCAGAGGACCCTCGCCAAAAATTCGAAAAGCCGGTAGATACACTGACCTACCGGCTTTTCCAGCGGAACGCTCGTAAGAAGCCTTTACGCTCTCTAAAAAATCAACGGCTTATAGAGAAATCCTTGCGGAGGGGGAGGGATTCGAACCCTCGGTGCCCGCAATGGGCACAACGGTTTTCGAGACCGCCCCGTTCGACCGCTCCGGCACCCCTCCGGCGCCCGTAAACGAACAACCCCCACCCCAGGTTCTTCCAGCTTCCTGCAAAGAATGTCTCTTTGAACCTGCTTTTCCCAACGCCTGAACGCGTTCGTGATTTTTCGGCAATCGTCTGATTTTCCAGGCATTCCGCCGTATTTTGAAGCCCAGGCATCCATCGCTCGACGGCCGGGGCCGTGAAGCAGAGTCGCTTCAAGATCTTTTCGGATCCGGTGCACGGATTCATCTCCGTGCCCAAGAACCTGCTGCTGGAGCTGATCGAGACGCCCGAGGTGCAGCGCCTGCGACGCATCCGGCAGCTCGGGCTGGGCCACCTGGTATTTCCGGGCGCCGAGCACACACGCTTCAACCACGCGCTGGGTGCCATGGCGCTCATGCAGGAGGCGCTGGCCAACCTTTCAGAAAAAGGCACGCCCATCTCCGAAGAAGAGCACCTGGCCGCCTGCGCCGCCGCGCTGCTGCACGACATCGGCCATGGGCCGTTCTCCCACACGCTCGAACACCAGCTCATCGAGGGTTTCCGGCACGAAGCCATGAGCCGCCGGCTCCTGCTGCGCCTGAACGAACGCTTTGGCGGCGCGCTGGAGCTGACCATCAAGATCTTCGACGATGCGTACGAACGCCCCTTCTTTCACCAGCTCGTCTCCAGCCAGCTCGACATGGACCGCCTCGACTACCTGCGCCGCGATTCGTTCTACACGGGCGTGGTCGAAGGCAAGGTCGGCGTGCAGCGCATCATCAAAACGCTCCGGGTGCATCCGACGGAAGGCGGCCCCGACAGCCGCATCGTGATCGAGTCGAAGGGCATCTATGCGGTGGAAAACTTCCTGATCGCGCGGCGGCTCATGTACTGGCAGGTCTATCTGCACAAGACAGTGCTGGCGGCCGATGCGCTGCTGCGGGCCATCATCCGACGCGCCCGCACGCTCCTGCAGCGCGGCGACGAGGACGCGGCCGCCCGTTGCTCTCCGGCGCTTCGTTTCTTCCTGGAGCATCCGCTCCACGCCCCGGAAGCGCTGGATCGGGACGACGTAATCGAGACGTTCTGCCAACTCGACGACGTGGACGTGCTGTTCAGCCTGAAGCAGTGGAGCCAGGCGCGCGATCCGGTGCTGGCCGACCTGAGCCGCCGCTTCATTCACCGCCGCTTTTTCCGGACCACGTTTCTGGCCGCGCCACCCTCCGAAGCGCAACTGGCAGCCTGGCACGAGCGGGTGGCCCGGTGGCTGGTGCAGGAAGGGATCGTTCCGGCCACACTGGCCGACGAAGCCGCTTCCTACTACCTGACGGCCGATGCCTCGGAGCACACGGCCTACGAGACCGACGCCGACCCGATTCCCGTCATCGACCGCGACGACCAGATCCGCGAACTCTCACGCACGACCGAAGCCACCGCCATCGACGCGCTGGCCCGCTACGTGGTCAAACCCTACCTCTGTTTGCCCAAGGAGGTGTCGGTCGAAGCTCCGGCGCTTTCGTCCTGATCGGACGCGTCCTGCTGCTTTTCGGCGCGCAACCGCACCCAGAGCTGGTGGCCGGGACGCCGGCGGATCGGCACGGGTCGATCCAGACGACGGGCGCGCTCCATCACCCAGGCGTAGAGCGGACGCCCCTGTGCGTAGGCTTCGAGCGTTTCAGCGTCGGCCAGGTGCTTGTCGGCGTGCGCCCGGAGTTCTTCCACGGAAAACGGCCCGCGCGTTTCCCGGATCTCGGCCGTGCCGATCAGCTTGCCCCCGCTGATGATGCCGATGCGGCCACGCACGCGCGTGGGGT from Rhodothermus marinus carries:
- a CDS encoding HD domain-containing protein, coding for MKQSRFKIFSDPVHGFISVPKNLLLELIETPEVQRLRRIRQLGLGHLVFPGAEHTRFNHALGAMALMQEALANLSEKGTPISEEEHLAACAAALLHDIGHGPFSHTLEHQLIEGFRHEAMSRRLLLRLNERFGGALELTIKIFDDAYERPFFHQLVSSQLDMDRLDYLRRDSFYTGVVEGKVGVQRIIKTLRVHPTEGGPDSRIVIESKGIYAVENFLIARRLMYWQVYLHKTVLAADALLRAIIRRARTLLQRGDEDAAARCSPALRFFLEHPLHAPEALDRDDVIETFCQLDDVDVLFSLKQWSQARDPVLADLSRRFIHRRFFRTTFLAAPPSEAQLAAWHERVARWLVQEGIVPATLADEAASYYLTADASEHTAYETDADPIPVIDRDDQIRELSRTTEATAIDALARYVVKPYLCLPKEVSVEAPALSS